From Lycium ferocissimum isolate CSIRO_LF1 chromosome 12, AGI_CSIRO_Lferr_CH_V1, whole genome shotgun sequence, one genomic window encodes:
- the LOC132039926 gene encoding AP2-like ethylene-responsive transcription factor AIL5, with protein sequence MDMDSSSENWLGFSLSNIHTNNNSSNNLPSTNSSELCLFQAFNSNPNSGVVRQTETVKGGDGPPKLENFLGGSSSGSNNEVCLFSTPSATTTNATSCEYGSELKSIAASFLRTFSADHNDANKLLAVVPETPTKKAVETFGQRTSIYRGVTRHRWTGRYEAHLWDNSCRREGQSRKGRQVYLGGYDKEEKAARAYDLAALKYWGPTTTTNFPVSNYEKELEEMKSMTRQEYVASLRRKSSGFSRGASIYRGVTRHHQHGRWQARIGRVAGNKDLYLGTFSTQEEAAEAYDIAAIKFRGLNAVTNFDISRYDVKSIASSNLPVGGMNNKSKTSSESASESSKNVEGNRADDRDRDISSAPNFPSQTPTMVDLGFGLPNKQGASDFWSILGYTNDQNNTCKNATFFQGSTGGTTMHAQGTTLFRMEPPASNASLNEVNNSNVMFNEEGYYQQLQSGVSSTMTSVNPSEISMAINSNIATTTPLDGSSFGNWVPPSLHSFQSTTKNNLAPFQTPIFGIE encoded by the exons ATGGATATGGATTCTTCTTCTGAGAACTGGCTTGGCTTCTCACTTTCCAATAtccacaccaacaacaacagcagCAACAACTTGCCTTCTACTAATTCTTCAGAACTTTGCCTCTTCCAAGCTTTCAACTCCAACCCTAATA gTGGGGTGGTGAGGCAAACAGAAACTGTAAAAGGTGGTGATGGTCCGCCAAAGCTTGAGAATTTCTTGGGTGGATCTTCTTCTGGCAGTAATAATGAAGTGTGCTTGTTCAGTACACCCTCAGCAACTACTACTAATGCTACTAGTTGTGAATACGGATCAGAGCTGAAGAGCATAGCTGCTAGTTTTCTACGTACATTTTCTGCTGATCACAATGATGCTAACAAGCTGTTGGCTGTTGTACCGGAGACTCCAACTAAGAAGGCGGTTGAGACCTTCGGACAACGCACCTCTATTTATAGAGGTGTTACTAG ACATAGATGGACAGGAAGATATGAAGCTCATTTGTGGGATAATAGTTGTAGAAGAGAAGGACAAAGTAGAAAAGGGAGGCAAG TTTACTTAG GTGGTTATGATAAAGAAGAGAAAGCAGCTAGAGCTTATGATCTAGCTGCCCTCAAGTATTGGGGTCCGACCACCACCACTAACTTTCCG GTATCCAACTATGAGAAGGAACTTGAAGAAATGAAGAGCATGACAAGGCAGGAATATGTTGCTTCTCTTAGAAG GAAAAGTAGTGGATTTTCAAGAGGGGCTTCCATTTACAGAGGCGTCACCAG ACACCACCAACATGGTAGATGGCAAGCAAGAATCGGAAGAGTGGCAGGAAACAAAGATCTCTATCTTGGAACTTTTA GCACCCAAGAGGAAGCAGCAGAGGCATATGATATCGCTGCAATAAAATTCAGAGGACTAAATGCAGTGACTAATTTTGACATTAGTCGTTACGACGTTAAAAGTATTGCTAGTAGCAATCTCCCTGTTGGAGGGATGAACAACAAATCAAAAACCTCATCAGAGTCTGCATCCGAAAGTAGTAAAAACGTCGAAGGAAACCGAGCAGACGATCGCGATCGTGATATTTCCTCTGCTCCTAATTTCCCCTCACAAACTCCAACTATGGTCGACTTAGGTTTCGGTTTGCCTAACAAGCAAGGCGCCTCCGATTTCTGGTCAATCCTTGGATACACCAATGATCAAAACAACACTTGCAAAAATGCTACGTTCTTTCAGGGTTCGACCGGTGGTACAACTATGCATGCACAAGGTACAACACTATTCAGAATGGAACCCCCTGCATCTAACGCCTCTCTAAATGAAGTCAACAATAGTAATGTCATGTTCAATGAAGAAGGGTACTATCAGCAGCTACAAAGTGGTGTTTCTAGCACAATGACTTCAGTTAATCCTAGTGAAATAAGTATGGCTATAAATAGCAATATTGCTACTACTACTCCTCTTGATGGCTCAAGTTTTGGTAATTGGGTTCCACCTTCTCTTCATTCATTCCAGTCTACGACAAAGAATAACCTAGCACCATTTCAGACCCCAATTTTTGGCATAGAATAA